The uncultured Hyphomonas sp. genome includes a window with the following:
- a CDS encoding SDR family oxidoreductase gives MDLFSLSERTALVTGASSGLGRHFAKVLSQAGADVVLAARRMDRLEALAEEITKSGGRALPVEMDVTSDDSVSGAFATIKEALGRPCDIIVSNSGMSRDTWFREQSEDDWNAVIDTNLNGVWRVGKHATNAMIEAGVPGSIINIASITGLQPQMMTTAYCVSKAGVEHMTKQMALENARYGIRVNAISPGYYKTDINADYLDSDAGDKMRKRIAMKRFGEHKELDGALLLLSSKAGSYMTGSNIVVDGGHLLLPL, from the coding sequence ATGGATTTGTTTAGTCTTTCTGAAAGGACGGCTTTGGTGACCGGCGCATCGAGCGGTTTGGGCCGTCATTTTGCGAAGGTTCTGTCTCAGGCTGGCGCCGATGTCGTGCTGGCTGCGCGCCGCATGGATCGCCTCGAAGCACTGGCGGAAGAGATCACTAAATCCGGCGGCCGCGCCCTGCCGGTGGAGATGGACGTGACGTCCGATGACAGCGTCAGTGGTGCGTTCGCAACGATCAAGGAAGCCCTCGGACGTCCTTGCGATATTATTGTGAGTAATTCCGGCATGTCGCGCGATACCTGGTTCCGCGAGCAAAGCGAGGACGACTGGAATGCCGTGATCGACACCAATCTGAACGGTGTCTGGCGGGTCGGGAAACATGCGACGAATGCGATGATCGAGGCGGGCGTCCCTGGTTCGATCATCAACATCGCTTCGATCACCGGCCTGCAGCCGCAGATGATGACCACGGCTTATTGCGTCTCCAAGGCAGGCGTTGAACATATGACAAAGCAGATGGCGCTGGAGAATGCCCGTTACGGCATCCGCGTGAACGCGATTTCGCCTGGCTACTACAAGACAGACATCAATGCCGATTATCTGGACTCCGATGCGGGCGATAAAATGCGCAAGCGGATCGCGATGAAGCGCTTTGGCGAGCACAAGGAGCTGGATGGGGCGCTGCTGCTGCTGTCGTCCAAAGCCGGCAGCTACATGACCGGCTCGAATATTGTCGTCGATGGCGGTCATCTGCTGCTGCCGCTCTAA